Genomic segment of Seriola aureovittata isolate HTS-2021-v1 ecotype China chromosome 1, ASM2101889v1, whole genome shotgun sequence:
ATCAGTAAAGCAACCTCAACCAGACTCATTACATATGGTTAATAAACATATTTATCCACTCtctattaaaaacattaaactgctCAACTAAAACCCTACGGTaacattacaaatacatatattacatttgtataaaaatataatattgcCTATAAAGAGGTAACTATATTCagaacaaacatttcaacaaaaacGTTAAATTCCTTTGGGGACAGAGAGAATGGTCATTTTgtcctgaaaacagaaaaaaaaaactttctatCTGTTGTCTCTATACTAAACAAATCAAAGTTATTAGCCGAATTCCCTGGCCCCCAAGACTAATACTAACATCTACTGTACATGTGAGCAGAGACATGTTTCCAAAttgatttgttcattatttCTCACCGATTCTGGGGTTGCGTGCATATTTTTTCCAATAGATGCCCAAGCTTCAGGGGTTAACTGTTGGTCAATGTCTCTCTCCAACACCTTCTGTATTGGGTGGCAGGGTGTTAGATTGCTTATTTAGGTACATTTGGAAACCTCTAAGGAAACTTTTCCCCACCAATGTCTTCACAGCTGCAATCTCTGGTAAAAGACactacagtattttaacacTAAGTGTTGGCAAAACATCAGACGTTTGAAATGAGCACAAAAGACCACTGCCTACTCTGTCCCAGAATAAACTGTAACAGAACATGCACAACTATATACAGTATCTACAAAATCCATTGAAcaccatatacagtacatatctacacacactctcacaggtCCTCACCTTTTTGTACTTGTGTGGGTAAGTGCACCTCTCTATGGTTCCCTGAGAGGCTCCTCGGTTCACAGTCCCCAATCTTTCCTCTAAATGCAGCAGGTCCTGATGGAAGTAGTAGAAATGAACTGCTGTCAGACTGACACATGCACAGGGCTTTTGCTCTGTACACACAaaaatttctctttttgtgcAGGAAACTGCGCCACACTTGGCCAGATAGTTTGGCCAAGCTTGGCTATTCATTCAGTAATCCACACCAATTTAGTGGTGACGAAGAGGTTTTTAAAAGCATTAATGATCACATTAACACCCACGTCTGTCCTGATGATAGGTTCTTCCAATAATTGCTGCATTCAGATGTCAATATACTGGGAAACCAATTTAACAGCAAAATTAGTAAATTATTGTCTGTCCAGTACAGAACAGGCGAGTGACATTAAATTACATGCACTTGGCTGACTACTTTTATTcaggttcagtgtcttgctcttCGACACATCGACATGTGGGGCAGAGCTCGGGTATCAAACCACCAACCTTGTGAGTTATGGCTGGCCTGAGTTATATAACACATTAAACTGTGCGCTAGTGCGAGTTGGGGTCCATAAATAACtcataaataactaaataaacagTCAGTAAGTTTGAATGCTtatgttaaatatttacttttctgTTAAGATGTTGAACATTTTCCTTGTATAAACGTCCACTAGAGCACTATATCTgctttctcctttcttctcccttcCCTATGAGAGCTGTGTTTATCCAATTCCAGTGTGTATTCTGAATACACCAAAACTAACATTGGATGGTGACGCAATGATAGAATTGCTTACATTTTTGCCTTATTTGTACTCAGGGTTGTAAAACACATTCACCAACACCAGCgaataaaacaaaccaacagtccTCACCTCATAGGTTCTTCCAAAGCCAGTCATTCTAGATGAGATGTACCGAATGTGCGGATAGGTCACTTCAGATATGCCAGTGTGCTATGAGGGAGAAAGCGAAACATGCACAACACATCTCATTCAGCCCCTGGAAAATGctttgttacataaatatatttagtCCTTCTGGACCACAAGACTACCATACATTTTTACCACACACTTTTTGCagactttatttaatttcaaaggGTCCTAAGCTCGTGGTGGGTGCTATTAGTGATTGAGTACTTTGGCTTTCAGCTATGCCATATtagtgtatttgtatgtgtataaCACTAACCCTAACATTTACCAATAGTATATCCTATAAAAAGAATAGTTGCAAATTCCTATGTAGATGTATATAAGTGCTGGTGGTattagaggaaaaaaattatGAGGGGCTTCGAAAAGTGTTCACGTGGCACATATGTAATGATGAAGGTCACAGATGTATACAAATTTAAACTAATGAACTCTGCTGAGACTGTTCATCAAAATTCACTTGTGTATCCTTTGGTTCCACTTCTGTACCCCCTAATTCTGAGCAAGCAAGCTATGATTAACTGTGGATACACTCAAAACATCTGGGAAACCTTCAACAGTACCCTGACTTTATGTGCACCTGCACTGATGCTACAGAGAAGAATGGATTGCAGAAGACAACTAATGTTTGGTTGTTTGAGGATGACCATGGAAAAAATTAATAGTAACATTGCGAAAGTGTTGACTATATTTGCGCAGGATCTGACTTGAGGCTTCTGGATTTGTTGAGTGTGCATTTGAAAAGCCTGATGAGCCACTATTAATTGCTAATGCATAATTCATGTGGTTCACCAAACCATCCTTGAAATAACTGATGTTATAAATAAGGAGCCAGCACCATTAATCTCAGCCAGACTTCATATAAAAGTCATTCTTTCTCATTTATGCtaatgtatgcatgtgtgctgaGGGCTTCTCTCACCATGAAGGGAATGGGGAAATGGTGCAGTCTGGGGGGAGGGTGGTAGTGGGGCAAGTGGGAGTGCAGGTGCCCTGAAGGGTACGGTGCCACAGTCACTCCAGCCTCGATGCCAAGCTCCCTGTTGACAAACGCATAAACAACCATTAGCCATATCTACAAGACCTGAACGTAAAACCAAGTGACCATAGAGTCGCATTAAACATTTGTAATATTTGATCAGCTGAAATTAAACTTGGGCTGAATTAGGACTAAAACCAACCATCTGCCAAGCCTCATTACTTCTGATACTGACCAtgctgttctctgctcaggCTGGCGAGGGTGGGAAGACATAGTTTGTGGCACATGGATGTGGTGTCCATGGCCATAGTTGGGGTGCATTCTGTGGGGGTGTGGAGGCGGACGCTCATGTGCTCGTCTGCAAGGAAAGGAAAATGCAAATTTGACAAGGAGGTGGTTCATGGCTGGAGTTCGTCTTTTACAGAAATATGAATACTCAGAATACTCACGTTGGGTGTTGCATCATCCTGCGCCTCTGGACCTCCATCCTCTGCAGCATCTCGTGTTGATGGAGCCTCTGTACAGAAGCTCCCAGTGCCGGCATGTGGTGTGGCAGGGTCTGGTGGTCTGTAGGCAGGTGCTGGGCCAGTGGGGCACTTGAACTAGAGAGGTGGTGGGTAgtcagaggagggggaggggcagggGGCACGGCGTGGCCTGAAGGGTGCGATGGCAGTGGGGGATGAAAGGTGACAGTATGGGGAATGACATAATCGCCTTGTGGAGCAGGCTGAGGTGTAAGTTGGGGGTTCCCATGGGAGTGAGGACAGGCGGAGGAGGGCTGATGATGCAGTGAGCGTGCTAGAGAACCATCTGATttagaggaaagagaaaagaaaaagaagtaaaacGTCTTTAAACACTAAAGGATAAAGCTGGCAATATTgtctatttttgttattgtggaCAAATCCCATGGAAAGTCCAAATCCAACAATGTGGGTTGGGGCATTCAGGCCCAGCCCCATTCGTTCATACTGAAggcatacattttttaaaaacaggccagatcattaaaaaaaaaaaaaaaaaaaaaagcaggacagTATTTATGACATTGAACCAAAATAAACGACAGTGCTAATGCTCATTGTAATCAATAAACATATCTGATggcttttttttataatgttggGATTCCCAgttccctgttttttttattttcctctacaATACATTTTGGATAACAGTAGAACTCTAAGGTACATAGGATTAAGCTATATCAGACTTTAGCTACAAAGGAAATAGTTGTTCATAGGATCAATTGGCTTTTGGTGTTGGTAAGTTTGTGGAATTTAATGACAATAAAGTAAACATAGAATTCATCTGACTTatcctttaaagaaaaaacttaaGTTTAGTAATTACTGACATTATGCAACAGTCAAAATATGAGTGCAAGGGTCCTACATTTATACTTTATGCCAGTTGACAAACATCTTGGCTCAGCATGTTACAGATGATGCATTTGTAgcagtatttttgttgttttttggcacaAACCTTCTGCTATTAATATGACAGGTTTctggcaaaaacaaaattatctgAGAGGACTACTGTGAGTCATTCCACctaataaatattcaaatattcttGGTGCAGACCTCCTTGCCTCCTGTCCAAGCAACAGTGAAATGAGGAGAAATGAGGCGGAGAGGCAGGCAATAGAGAGGTGAGCATAGGCACCAGCAGCAACTAACTCTCTTACTACATCCCCACGAGAAAGCCTTGTCACACTGCTTCCCTTTCCATACTGAGCTATTCTGTGTAGAATGAGCAATTAACTACTTCTGCCTGGTACAGTTCCCACAGCACTTGGCACATAAACCATCAGCCTCTGTTAATTACTATTAGCATTAGGTTTTAGGAGTGCAGCTCTCTGCCAATTTTCATAAGTACGGCACTGCAAATGAGTGAGTTTTTCAAATGCAGCAACAGACGCTTGACTTTATGATTTGAAAAATTCAGGAAAATTAAGCCAGTGGTTAAGGTCTGGTTTCCTGCACTGCATGAAGGTGGTGTACTCACAAGAGGGGTGGATGTAATGTCTGCAGGGCTGGGGTTGTGTTTGTGGCTGGGGCTGAGCCACCATGGAGGAGCTGAATGAGTCCACCACAGCTGGCTGGCTGGGCCCAGGGGTGGCCTGGGAAACATAAGCAGGAGGCCGTGAGGTGGAGCCTGGGCAGCACGGGTCAAAGGCTGAGGTGCTGCCATGAAAACTAGCCCCGCTGTTTCCACCACTCCGAACACTGCTGTTGCTCAGGTCCACCGGCAGAGTTTGCTGTGGGAGGAAGGCAGAGATGTTATTTGCTGCCATGCTCGGGTGTTAAATAGCAATCCCCGTAACCCTATCAATGCCAATTATTTAGAGGCTGCTAATTGTGCCTGTCCTTGCTAATAACAACCATCAAATTTAGACATTACTTAATTTAGTCATGGATACCAGATTTATTTAGAAGTGCTATAATAGAGCCACATACAGCAAGAAATCAAAAATACTACTATTTTACAACTAGagtatgtttgtgttgaatACAGTATAGCCCTACCTGGTCATGGTAGTGggctgtgttgctgctgctactactactgttgCTGCTGACTCCAGCGCAGGGTGCGGGCAGAGCGCTGGGACGCTCAACAGGGCAGCTAGGCTCTTGAAAGGGCAGGGATCCAGGGGGCTGCGGTGCTGGGTGATGGACATGGTGGAGGAAGTGGTGAGCATTGCcgtggctgtggctgtgaccATGGCTGTGCTGAGAGCCACTCGTCTGCTGAGAGGATGACGCCTGCAAGCAACTTGAATGGGAGTGGCTCAGGGACAGGTGACCAGGAGAGGGGCCTCCACATGGGGAGTGCTGCTGACAGCAGGATGGGAGTCTGGGCATGGCTGTGCCGGCGTTTTCTCCTGCTGTACCTGACAAACCAGGTCTGCTGTCATCTATGAGAGTTAGGTATATGATTAGGAAAAATATAGGATGAGGCAGCAGGTTAGAGTTTTAAAGGGCAGAAGAGGGCGAGAAGCACAAATGACCTATGGTGACATATGACTGCACAATACAGAACATTTCACAGTTAAatgtataaacattttaaataatatcaGCAGCTAAAAGAAAGCTGCGCCCAAGCTACCTCTGAGCCAAAGAATTGAAATTCTACAGCAGCTGGTTTCAACATGCCGTGTCCTGTCTTACCCTCTGTGGCCGTACGCGAAGAGCCActtggcctgtgtgtgtgcatactttCAGGTATTGAGCCTGGGCAGCTAGTGGAAGGGCCTGGGGCATCATTGAGCTCTGAGGTAGAGGCATGATGGGAAGATGACGACGAGGACGACCTGACTGTTTGGGGGTGAATGCTGCTAGAGGTTGTTGGCACAACTGAGAGATCTGGGGGGGGGAAATCAAGTGTTAATttaaagagaggaggaagaaaagaggattaATGACAATTGTGCTCTGAGGGAGAAATACAGGTATCACTTAACCAGATGCATCAACTAGAATTACGTTGCAAAATAAAGTTGCAGGAAACATGGTCtcagttacagcattgaataatagcCAGGAgggtttttgcagaacattatgatgtcaaagtgaagttgacctttgactgttTGGATATAagatgtcatcacttcattgtTTTAGCCTATAAGACACCAAAATCTCATGaattcatctttgagtccaaggGACTATTTTTGCCAAAtctaaagaaattccctcaaggcagttttgagatatcacattcaagagaccaaaaatgtgttttgtgaggtcacagtgaccttgacctttgaacacccaaatcaaatcagttcatccttgagttcaagtgaatgtttgtaccaaatttgaagaaattccctcaatgtgttactgagatatcgtgttgGTGAGAATGGGACGATCAAAGGGACaatctgaaaacataatgcctccacCCTAGTTTTCACCAgtgttaaggcataaaaagaagagaaataaaaaagcacTAAACTTTAATTTATTGATAGAAATGAGAATTACTGATCCAAAAAATTTTTCATTTgtgaatatttcacaaaaaaagtcaaaagtcacTACAATTAGAGTGATCTGGGGTCTGactatgttttgttttccaactacgattttattttctttattttatttttatttattatttgttagttttcaaacaaatatacactaatagCTGACAGCATAATATGACAACATCTAGATGCATCAGTTGTTCCCTGtagattaaaaataatgatgttcACAATTCATACGACCACCTAAAATTCTTCTGGACACTTTGTCTGGAAAAGAATAATCCATGTGTGGACTGTAGCATGTGTGTACTCGTCTGCAGAGGCTTAGCAGCCGAGGAGAAGAGCAGACCTTATTAGCATTCCAGTGTGTGAACTCCATCTGCTTTTCATATTCACAAATTaatttcccctctttctcctaAGAAATGCAAATACTCTAATACTCAGTGCTCTACAGTTTTGCTACCCCATCATGGGTGTGGGCTGATAAAGAGACTGAC
This window contains:
- the rnf111 gene encoding E3 ubiquitin-protein ligase Arkadia isoform X2; this translates as MKSEVPSEAPSRQEHLKEPLVNPEPVEAAKSFPNNMEVIGKAGSEFETLCESRHRSLRDTGTHRDSERSLPGRRKRKGQQAGPSDCSLKEDQISESSLTPQRPRVELLQHPSEDEHNHESSFSDCASSPSSSLRFGDSDTLSSEDDGEAGATGGQHKAPALTTGGAAGHGVRPVLGRTRGNRSHKWVRSEAEPVLLKRPCLSSRRPLHRKRFVKTTPGGGQRTQKQKERLLLQRKKREVIARRKYALLHSTSSSSEELSSDSSSPSSTEAEDELYVDVSSTSSQPNSATVATGALDEDVVVIEATPAPAPAVPASEEINVTSTDSEVEIVTVGDGFRSRSVGGLGRIWANSCSQNRLQEPRGRHRLSTVIQPLRQNAGEVVDLTVDEDDLSVVPTTSSSIHPQTVRSSSSSSSHHASTSELNDAPGPSTSCPGSIPESMHTHRPSGSSRTATEDDSRPGLSGTAGENAGTAMPRLPSCCQQHSPCGGPSPGHLSLSHSHSSCLQASSSQQTSGSQHSHGHSHSHGNAHHFLHHVHHPAPQPPGSLPFQEPSCPVERPSALPAPCAGVSSNSSSSSSNTAHYHDQQTLPVDLSNSSVRSGGNSGASFHGSTSAFDPCCPGSTSRPPAYVSQATPGPSQPAVVDSFSSSMVAQPQPQTQPQPCRHYIHPSYGSLARSLHHQPSSACPHSHGNPQLTPQPAPQGDYVIPHTVTFHPPLPSHPSGHAVPPAPPPPLTTHHLSSSSAPLAQHLPTDHQTLPHHMPALGASVQRLHQHEMLQRMEVQRRRMMQHPTRAHERPPPHPHRMHPNYGHGHHIHVPQTMSSHPRQPEQRTAWELGIEAGVTVAPYPSGHLHSHLPHYHPPPRLHHFPIPFMHTGISEVTYPHIRYISSRMTGFGRTYEDLLHLEERLGTVNRGASQGTIERCTYPHKYKKRKLHGKQDEDEGADEDTEEKCTICLSILEEGEDVRRLPCMHLFHQLCVDQWLLTNKKCPICRVDIEAQLSAES
- the rnf111 gene encoding E3 ubiquitin-protein ligase Arkadia isoform X1 codes for the protein MKSEVPSEAPSRQEHLKEPLVNPEPVEAAKSFPNNMEVIGKAGSEFETLCESRHRSLRDTGTHRDSERSLPGRRKRKGQQAGPSDCSLKEDQISESSLTPQRPRVELLQHPSEDEHNHESSFSDCASSPSSSLRFGDSDTLSSEDDGEAGATGGQHKAPALTTGGAAGHGVRPVLGRTRGNRSHKWVRSEAEPVLLKRPCLSSRRPLHRKRFVKTTPGGGQRTQKQKERLLLQRKKREVIARRKYALLHSTSSSSEELSSDSSSPSSTEAEDELYVDVSSTSSQPNSATVATGALDEDVVVIEATPAPAPAVPASEEINVTSTDSEVEIVTVGDGFRSRSVGGLGRIWANSCSQNRLQEPRGRHRLSTVIQPLRQNAGEVVDLTVDEDDLSVVPTTSSSIHPQTVRSSSSSSSHHASTSELNDAPGPSTSCPGSIPESMHTHRPSGSSRTATEDDSRPGLSGTAGENAGTAMPRLPSCCQQHSPCGGPSPGHLSLSHSHSSCLQASSSQQTSGSQHSHGHSHSHGNAHHFLHHVHHPAPQPPGSLPFQEPSCPVERPSALPAPCAGVSSNSSSSSSNTAHYHDQQTLPVDLSNSSVRSGGNSGASFHGSTSAFDPCCPGSTSRPPAYVSQATPGPSQPAVVDSFSSSMVAQPQPQTQPQPCRHYIHPSYGSLARSLHHQPSSACPHSHGNPQLTPQPAPQGDYVIPHTVTFHPPLPSHPSGHAVPPAPPPPLTTHHLSSSSAPLAQHLPTDHQTLPHHMPALGASVQRLHQHEMLQRMEVQRRRMMQHPTRAHERPPPHPHRMHPNYGHGHHIHVPQTMSSHPRQPEQRTAWELGIEAGVTVAPYPSGHLHSHLPHYHPPPRLHHFPIPFMHTGISEVTYPHIRYISSRMTGFGRTYEDLLHLEERLGTVNRGASQGTIERCTYPHKYKKKVLERDIDQQLTPEAWASIGKNMHATPESRKLHGKQDEDEGADEDTEEKCTICLSILEEGEDVRRLPCMHLFHQLCVDQWLLTNKKCPICRVDIEAQLSAES